In the Helianthus annuus cultivar XRQ/B chromosome 11, HanXRQr2.0-SUNRISE, whole genome shotgun sequence genome, one interval contains:
- the LOC110890569 gene encoding coatomer subunit epsilon-1: protein MAGAPDLLFALRNNFYIGAFQAAINSGDVQNLSEEDAIERDCLIYRSYIALGSYQLVINEVDSSAATPLQAVKLLAMYLLSADNKETVISSIREWLSDAAIGNNPILRLIAGIIFMHEQDYNEALKHTHAGGTMELNALNVQIYLKMHRSDHAEKQLRVMQQIDEDHTLTQLATAWLNLAVGGSKIQEAYLIFQDFSEKYQMTSLVLNGKAVCCMHMGNFDEAESFLLEALNKDAKDPETLANLVVCCLHLGKPSSRFLSQLKLTHPEHMLVKRGLTAEESFDRAVQTV from the exons ATGGCGGGAGCACCAGATCTGTTATTCGCACTGAGAAACAACTTCTACATCGGAGCATTTCAAGCAGCAATCAACAGCGGCGATGTTCAAAACCTCTCCGAAGAGGATGCGATCGAACGCGATTGCCTCATTTACAGATCCTACATTGCTCTCGGAAGCTATCAA CTTGTGATTAACGAGGTCGATTCGTCTGCGGCTACGCCTCTACAGGCTGTGAAGTTGCTCGCTATGTACCTTTTGAGCGCTGATAACAAG GAAACTGTAATTTCAAGCATACGGGAGTGGTTGAGTGATGCAGCCATTGGGAACAACCCGATACTCAGGCTTATTGCCGGGATCATATTCATGCATGAACAGGACTATAATGAGGCTCTGAAGCACACACATGCTGGAGGAACTATGGAACT GAACGCTTTGAATGTCCAGATTTATCTCAAGATGCACAGATCAGATCATGCTGAGAAGCAATTGAGAGTTATGCAACAGATTGATGAGGATCACACACTAACTCAACTTGCTACTGCATGGCTAAATTTAGCtgtg GGTGGTTCAAAGATACAAGAAGCATATCTCATCTTTCAGGACTTCTCAGAGAAGTACCAGATGACTAGTCTGGTCCTCAATGGGAAAGCTGTGTGCTGCATGCACATGGGCAACTTTGATGAAGCTGAATCATTTCTATTAGAAGCACTTAACAAG GATGCAAAGGATCCAGAAACACTAGCAAACCTGGTTGTATGCTGTCTTCATCTTGGGAAACCTTCTTCGCGATTCTTAAG TCAGTTGAAACTCACCCATCCAGAACACATGCTGGTCAAACGGGGATTAACCGCAGAAGAAAGTTTCGACAGAGCAGTTCAAACGGTCTGA
- the LOC110890608 gene encoding protein MAINTENANCE OF PSII UNDER HIGH LIGHT 1: MASSAAAALSANSCSTHMRVSFFNNNRYNKIHQKQSLRFFKVRASSDEQEDCNVEECAPDKEVGKVSMEWLAGEKTKVAGTFPPRRRDWSGYVEKDTAGQTNIYSVEPAVYVAESAISSGTSGTSADGAENTAGLVGFGALIAIAAASAILLQVGKNPPQIQTLDYSGPSLSYYITKFKPAEIVQISVPTAPEPETSTPQVESVAPAAEVDSGAPAAAVDSGASETETSSSAGQPESGTQVVSEVVVESETSTSAGQPQVVSEEVVAESS; this comes from the exons ATGGCGTCATCTGCTGCTGCCGCATTATCAGCAAACAGCTGTAGCACACACATGAGAGTAAGTTTCTTCAACAACAATCGCTATAATAAGATTCATCAGAAACAGAGTCTCAGATTTTTCAAAGTTCGAGCTTCATCTGATGAGCAAGAGGATTGTAATGTTGAAGAATGTGCTCCTGATAAAGAG GTAGGGAAAGTGAGCATGGAATGGTTAGCCGGGGAGAAAACCAAAGTGGCTGGAACATTCCCACCTCGTAGACGTGATTGGAGTGGTTATGTTGAGAAGGACACGGCTGGGCAGACAAATATATATTCAGTTGAG CCTGCAGTTTACGTGGCAGAGAGTGCAATCAGCTCAGGGACATCAGGTACATCAGCTGACGGGGCAGAGAATACAGCGGGATTAGTTGGTTTTGGCGCGCTTATCGCTATTGCCGCTGCATCCGCAATTCTCTTGCAAGTAGGGAAGAACCCACCACAAATACAAACATTAGATTACTCGGGTCCATCACTTAGTTACTACATTACCAAATTCAAACCCGCGGAAATTGTCCAAATTTCCGTGCCAACCGCACCCGAGCCAGAGACCTCTACCCCACAAGTAGAATCAGTAGCTCCGGCAGCCGAAGTAGATTCAGGAGCTCCGGCAGCTGCAGTAGATTCAGGAGCTTCGGAAACCGAGACATCATCTTCAGCTGGACAGCCGGAGAGTGGGACACAAGTAGTGTCGGAAGTTGTGGTCGAATCCGAGACGTCAACTTCGGCTGGACAGCCACAAGTAGTGTCGGAAGAAGTTGTGGCCGAATCCAGTTAA